One Nematostella vectensis chromosome 10, jaNemVect1.1, whole genome shotgun sequence genomic window carries:
- the LOC5510568 gene encoding polycystin-1, whose translation MSGSCENIPLTEPPTTLQPNTESPTTPYRPATPVTNLKIKLSSDVIATGEVFMVGLYYHGGNRLTYRWNLSTDQVEIANPFPYAYNTPSIYKISVYASNEEYNASADAVITVQDTITGLHLINPIPPMIPGTTFNVSWDIEKGTNVSFTLSFPNATTPHSTLLTDGTGPFTLPNRYNSTGNHFFSITATNRLPTSANLEVEVIVEFPLQLLTAQWYVDRPYKTEGDIIYLSIGERVTVYAQVASGTNPKYQFDFGERSMGNASTGTTSYNFSLEGEYVLKVKSFNHINALEDVFKKTIFVQPKEAIQNLEVIASATAYGNVSSMRLLKQRGTSFTCNWSFGDGNATVTDIGDLQYPVFHLYKEHGWYTVNVCCQNSEGTQCAITQAKVEIPISGLKIDANDYIITSNTTVQFHFGIEAGSREAYRIVIKSDSNMIDNLSSVEQPLYYVFKKPGIYYVSLQASNSLGTQSAKLPRDIIVQNPIMQMRLTSNSPIKLPGHAIFDLFLFEEDFATNATCAWNFGDGQETTISLSLEGDVTHFCQQEGRFLVRVNCSNLVSYSIASTTVVVHRMIAPVMTLDPAVITAGQYYMDTDNSVQACVTAQDYDEVYIWHSPNTNGTSMKSTNSCFLYHFAYSGHYLIQVLVINLLENMTSTTDIMVQDKIKNVTLRANQEVYVRREFEIFWSAEEFGTDSCFYLRLGDGSADVVFGDTQCVIQGITSTHVMSFQEGTVLYKYSFWNEGTFNVSIRGTNMVSTATRVLTVKAIRETCRIETLEICKGNETQREYTIKKSEGFMLRVKFHYDCAFAQQESVKWEILTVLENSEVEVPLEDNYLMGHDLNIPPKKMPYGVLKFLATIAIDGEHIKDLYGNVEASTYVTVNITPSQLQTIISGDERMEVEPESIFPLDGSESYDPDDIYPTFNLGFRWYCRTVDSQGRSVGCYKAKKNSDDILWREAIFPTNSNDFIRNQSYIHKLEVFKDGRTASIEREVYVSFGKPPDIYIRCNPECTGRLMSAAALQLISECRGCSAASELIQIWEVHYVPSAGGPLVRVEIPLVQTYFGFHGTVFKVRPGILTPGETYIVTHSAKIEGGLPGKANYTFDVYANSPPDEGNCSVWPLEGMEMSTIFQLSCEGWQDTEMPLRYIFNYVIDGRMTIAYDGNEPQWNFVIILPSDTKSDNTFVEFIADIMDSYGMKTSFTVGQKATVRKSKAADISQINARMDQLNADILGSSSNNITNTSVKPMSPSEKVANARQIARLSGSINDTAVKARINEQLASTVTQAIRDTSTLNIQFIDTSVKTLKDVTQDAQKLSVQMQSDLSESFEMLADKLHDLAGTPKAPDKASIVPMAEGLLGLVSSLLGPSENPDGESSQETMEKINSNCLSGVKSIVDGLWKVQDDTPTSIATPEVEITLEITTDTAISRKKINGEAGCIELPEASYLNLPYDQPVGTQVNMNFTLTDPATSLEKYPQPKNP comes from the exons ATGTCGGGGTCATGTGAGAACATTCCTTTAACCGAGCCCCCCACGACACTTCAACCCAACACCGAGTCACCGACTACTCCATATAGACCAG CTACACCAGTCACCAACCTGAAGATCAAACTGAGTTCTGACGTCATCGCAACAGGTGAAGTCTTCATGGTTGGTTTGTACTATCACGGCGGAAACCGACTGACGTACAGGTGGAATCTGTCTACCGACCAAGTAGAAATCGCAAACCCATTCCCTTATGCTTACAATACACCCAGTATTTACAAAATATCGGTCTATGCGTCCAACGAAGAGTACAACGCCAGCGCAGATGCAGTTATCACTGTGCAGGACACCATCACAGGCCTTCATTTGATCAACCCCATTCCTCCAATGATACCTGGCACAACGTTTAACGTATCCTGGGATATAGAAAAAG gaACAAATGTGAGCTTCACGCTTTCGTTTCCTAATGCCACCACGCCGCATTCAACATTGCTGACAGATGGCACCGGCCCATTCACGTTACCAAATAGATACAATTCTACTGGAAACCATTTCTTCTCAATCACAGCCACAAACAGACTTCCCACCTCTGCGAATCTTGAAGTTGAAGTGATTGTGGAATTCCCTTTACAACTGCTAACGGCGCAATGGTATGTTGATCGGCCATACAAAACGGAAGGAGATATTATCTACCTATCAATTGGAGAGAGGGTAACCGTTTATGCCCAGGTAGCGTCGGGAACAAACCCAAAATATCAATTTGACTTTGGAGAGCGATCCATGGGTAATGCATCAACAGGAACGACATCTTATAATTTCAGCTTGGAAGGGGAATACGTATTGAAGGTGAAAAGCTTTAACCATATCAATGCGCTCGAggatgtttttaaaaaaacaatttttgtgCAACCCAAGGAGGCCATTCAAAACTTGGAAGTTATCGCATCTGCTACTGCGTATGGTAATGTCTCGAGTATGCGTTTATTGAAACAACGAGGAACTTCATTCACTTGTAACTGGTCGTTTGGGGACGGGAATGCCACGGTAACAGACATCGGAGATTTACAATACCCCGTCTTTCATTTGTATAAGGAACACGGTTGGTATACAGTAAACGTTTGCTGTCAAAACTCCGAAGGAACTCAATGTGCCATCACTCAGGCAAAAGTTGAGATACCTATCTCAGGTCTCAAAATAGACGCTAACGACTATATCATAACCAGTAATACAACAGTGCAATTTCATTTTGGTATAGAAGCGGGTTCTCGAGAGGCGTATAGAATCGTTATCAAAAGTGATTCCAACATGATAGATAACCTGTCGAGTGTGGAGCAGCCTCTGTATTACGTGTTCAAGAAGCCTGGAATTTACTACGTGTCTTTACAAGCAAGTAACTCATTGGGGACGCAATCGGCAAAGCTTCCTCGTGACATAATTGTTCAGAACCCAATAATGCAAATGCGCCTAACGTCAAACAGTCCTATCAAACTACCAGGACATGCTATATTTGATCTATTCCTTTTTGAAGAAGACTTCGCAACAAATGCTACGTGCGCGTGGAACTTTGGCGACGGACAAGAAACCACAATTTCCCTGAGCTTGGAAGGAGACGTTACCCACTTCTGCCAGCAAGAAGGACGTTTTCTTGTTCGCGTCAATTGCTCAAACTTAGTGAGTTACTCGATAGCTTCGACAACAGTGGTTGTACACAGAATGATAGCCCCTGTTATGACGCTTGACCCAGCAGTGATTACTGCAGGTCAGTATTACATGGATACTGACAATAGCGTGCAAGCATGTGTGACGGCACAGGATTATGACGAGGTTTATATTTGGCACAGCCCTAACACCAATGGAACGAGCATGAAATCCACCAACTCGTGCTTTTTGTATCATTTCGCGTACAGCGGTCACTACCTAATCCAAGTGCTGGTGATAAACTTGCTGGAGAATATGACGAGTACCACTGACATCATGGTGCAAGATAAGATAAAAAATGTCACCCTCAGAGCAAATCAAGAAGTCTACGTAAGAAGGGAATTTGAGATTTTCTGGTCTGCAGAGGAGTTTGGGACTGACTCGTGCTTTTACCTACGTCTCGGCGATGGCAGCGCAGATGTCGTGTTTGGGGATACCCAGTGTGTCATCCAGGGAATCACAAGCACACATGTTATGAGCTTTCAGGAAGGTACAGTTTTATACAAATACAGTTTCTGGAATGAAGGTACGTTTAATGTGAGCATTAGAGGTACAAATATGGTTTCAACAGCAACAAGAGTGCTCACTGTAAAAGCCATAAGGGAGACCTGCAGAATAGAAACTCTAGAAATTTGCAAAGGTAATGAAACGCAACGGGAGTATACTATCAAAAAGAGTGAAGGGTTCATGTTGAGAGTAAAATTCCACTACGACTGTGCCTTTGCACAACAAGAATCGGTCAAATGGGAAATACTAACGGTCCTCGAAAACTCAGAGGTCGAAGTACCGTTGGAAGATAACTATCTTATGGGTCATGATCTGAACATCCCACCAAAGAAAATGCCATACGGGGTTTTAAAGTTCTTGGCTACGATAGCTATAGACGGGGAACACATAAAAGACTTATATGGTAATGTCGAGGCAAGCACTTACGTAACAGTTAACATCACACCATCGCAGCTTCAAACGATCATCAGCGGGGATGAACGGATGGAAGTGGAACCAGAGTCGATTTTCCCCCTGGATGGCAGCGAGTCATATGATCCAGATGATATATATCCTACGTTTAATCTGGGCTTCCGGTGGTACTGCAGGACCGTGGACTCCCAAGGAAGGAGTGTTGGTTGTtacaaagccaaaaaaaactCTGATGACATTCTTTGGCGCGAAGCAATATTCCCTACGAACTCTAATGACTTCATAAGGAATCAAAGCTACATTCACAAGCTTGAGGTCTTCAAAGATGGAAGAACAGCTTCCATCGAGCGAGAAGTTTACGTTTCCTTTGGAAAACCACCGGACATTTACATCAG GTGTAACCCGGAGTGTACCGGGCGATTAATGTCTGCGGCTGCCTTACAGCTGATAAGTGAGTGCAGGGGTTGCTCGGCGGCAAGTGAACTAATTCAAATATGGGAAGTACACTATGTACCATCAGCTGGCggaccacttgtgagggtagAGATACCTCTGGTACAAACGTACTTTGGGTTTCATGGTACCGTGTTTAAAGTGCGACCAGGGATCTTAACGCCAGGCGAGACATACATAGTAACTCATTCTGCGAAAATTGAAGGCGGACTTCCGGGAAAGGCTAATTACACATTCGACGTGTATGCAAACTCACCACCAGATGAAGGAAATTGCTCCGTGTGGCCACTAGAGGGAATGGAGATGAGCACAATATTCCAGCTGAGCTGTGAAGGCTGGCAAGACACAGAAATGCCGCTCAGATATATATTCAACTATGTCATTGACGGTCGTATGACAATAGCGTATGATGGGAATGAACCGCAGTGGAATTTTGTTATTATCCTTCCAAGTGACACTAAAAGCGACAATACATTCGTCGAGTTTATAGCTGATATTATGGACTCTTATGGTATGAAGACAAGTTTCACTGTCGGCCAAAAGGCAACG GTGAGAAAGTCAAAAGCAGCAGATATTTCACAAATAAACGCTCGTATGGATCAGCTAAATGCAGACATTCTTGGGTCTAGCAGCAACAATATAACAAATACGAGTGTCAAGCCTATGTCCCCTTCAGAGAAGGTAGCCAACGCGAGGCAGATTGCAAGGCTGAGCGGGAGTATCAACGATACAGCTGTCAAAGCTAGG ATCAATGAACAACTCGCTTCAACTGTCACTCAAGCCATAAGAGACACATCGACGCTTAACATCCAATTCATAGATACTTCCGTTAAAACGCTCAAAGATGTCACTCAAGATGCCCAGAAACTTAGTGTTCAGATGCAG AGCGATTTATCAGAGTCATTTGAGATGCTGGCAGATAAACTACACGATTTGGCAGGCACACCCAAGGCTCCTGATAAAGCAAGCATAGTCCCCATGGCAGAAGGTCTCTTGGGACTAGTAAGCAGTCTTTTGGGACCATCTGAAAATCCAGATGGCGAATCTAGTCAAGAGAcgatg GAGAAAATAAATTCAAACTGCTTATCTGGCGTGAAGTCCATCGTTGACGGCTTATGGAAGGTTCAAGATGACACTCCAACAAGCATAGCCACGCCCGAGGTGGAAATAACACTCGAAATAACCACTGACACGGCTATTAGtaggaagaaaataaatgggGAGGCTGGGTGTATCGAGCTACCTGAGGCAAGCTACTTAAACCTTCCATACGACCAGCCTGTAGGTACCCAGGTAAATATGAATTTCACCCTTACTGACCCTGCAACCAGccttgagaagtacccacaacccaaaaatcCATAA